From the Musa acuminata AAA Group cultivar baxijiao chromosome BXJ3-1, Cavendish_Baxijiao_AAA, whole genome shotgun sequence genome, the window GTCgaggcgcgtggggccgaggagccgagaccagccccagaagtcgctgttgctggtgcaggtcggctgcagtggagcaaccaaggagaaggctaatgtaccgtcattccgggcccttcctctagcgccaaaatattgtgggaaacaactgtatgccatggcctcggggccgacacggcttggttcgggtccgaatgtgcGGGGATCCGGCGCGGCGGTCCTCGGTTCAGCCAGTGTGGCCTGTCGCGGTAGTCCGGATGGGAGGGCGGCACGGGGATGAAGTCAGACCGCTTCTTCGAGTAGGTGCGACCctgccttcgttcctgcacacaggtcgggtcggaagctcggcccgacccctccgacgatcaagttagcgaaaaatgtggagggggtttcaagagAAGAAGTGTTTTAGAGTGTGTCCCCGTAGGGGTTGTGTATCCCCCCCTCTCTCCTTTAGCATGcaaggtatttatagggaagcttaatgTGCTTGAGCTGCCTGCTTGCAGGGGCAGGTTGGTACTTCTGACAGTAGTAATGACGTAGCGTATTGGACTTGACTTTTGCATgatattaatgtgcctcggtcaacGTTCTGATCAATTCTGTGTGATGTCATATGAAACAGTTGACGTTGTCGTGAGACTGATtgtcatttttacccttatcaaagGGTTTCTTGATGGCTTCAGAAGCTGTCAACCTTACCCTGTCCCTAATGCCTACAGGTCAACTCAATCCATCCACATACAGCAGTGAAGAATGATTCCTTTGGTACTGATTGCTCTGATACCGATCTACCGTAGGATGCTGCAGAGTTACTAACAAGGCAATGGTGGGGTAAAAGACCATTCTGATCACCACTGAATGGAGAAGAGAATTAGACACTACCACTCGATGCAGAAGCAAAATCAATCTATTCTGACAACACACATAGCCAGCTAGCCATGAGCAATGGTAAAAATTCATGGAAGGTTTTTGACTTCATTGAAGGGAATAAACAAAGTCAAGCTGTAGAACGGAGGGAGGGTGAGATCCCCAGATCAGTCCAGTGCTTCGTGATGGAGAGAGAATGAATAGAAAACTGAGGCCAATGTGTGAGCTCTTCCCCCCAACTTCCTCTGCACTGGAATCCAAAGCATTGTCTGCTCCCACGAGGCATCAGCTAACACAGCAGCTATTTTCTATCTCAGTCCCTGAAGCTTCCCCAGATTTCCATATAACATCGAAGACTTTGAAGCCAGCATTAATATAAGCTCATCATAAGCTTTCTGAGTAGGAAATGCCCTTCAAGAATTATCATGGGACATCAACTCGACAGAGAGAAACTTTCAGTTCTTGCTGATGCCTAGTCCACCACCAGTCCTTCCTGAGTTgatcaaagaggagaagaaattgCAGCTGATGCAGCCAATCCTGAGCTTAAATCTGTATGCACCATGTGCTTCATTGCATCAGTAACCTCACTGTGCTCAGGTCACTCTGCAGTAAGATTCCAAGTAGGCCAAGTAAGTTCTCTGAAGAGTGACTCTAAATGGTGGCAGATTCGAGGGGTGGAATTTAATTGCTGCACTAACGACAGTAGAGCTGACCTTTATCACGAGCATCCCATCCGGTGCATGTGAGATCATTAAGTGCACTCGAATCACTATGATTAGAGGTAGAAAGATATCCCCAGCACTAATCACCAAGCACCGACTGCAATTAACTCCATTGACTTCCGAGTTCTCTTCACCCGCCCACTTGCTATAAAGGGAGGCGATACCTGAACGAGTTACTCCTCAGCCCCTCTCTGCAAGTGGCGTGTGCAGCTCTGCACGAGACCATGAGCAGCTCAATGGCTCCTCTCCTCCTCGCTCTGCTGTTGGCTTTCGTGGCTAGAGGCCACGCCGACCTATACGGCAACCCCACGCCGCCGGCTCAACCGCCGTCGAGAGTGGCCGGAAAGAAGTTCCCCCCGGACGAGTTCATCTGCAACAGCCCCAACAGCGACTGCTTCGGCGCCAACATCACCTGCCCCGATCAGTGCCCGTCCTTCCGGCCGGCCAACCCCAATGAGAAGGCTTGCTTCATCGACTGCAACAATCCCACCTGCGAGGCTGTCTGTGGAAGTAAGCGCATTAGCACCGCATGCATAGTTGTACCACTTTGCATGCTGACCTGATCTCCTCTTGTTGGGTATGCAGCCAGGAAGCCGGACTGCAACCTGCCTGGTTCAGGGTGCAAGGACCCGAGGTTCGTCGGCGGCGATGGCATCGTGTTCTACTTCCGCGGCAAGGCGAACCAGCACTTCACGCTCGTCTCCGACGCCGGCTTCCAAATCAATGCCCGCTTCATCGGCCTCCGCCCCGCTGGCCGCCGACACGACTACACGTGGATCCAGTCCCTCGGCATCCTCTTCGGCAAGCACACCGTCACCGTCTCCGCCACCCCCGCTGCCGCCTGGGACCGCAGCGCCGACCACCTCTCCTTCACCTTCGACGGCGAGCCCTTCGACCTCGGCATCGGCCACCTCTCC encodes:
- the LOC103982960 gene encoding uncharacterized protein LOC103982960, translating into MSSSMAPLLLALLLAFVARGHADLYGNPTPPAQPPSRVAGKKFPPDEFICNSPNSDCFGANITCPDQCPSFRPANPNEKACFIDCNNPTCEAVCGTRKPDCNLPGSGCKDPRFVGGDGIVFYFRGKANQHFTLVSDAGFQINARFIGLRPAGRRHDYTWIQSLGILFGKHTVTVSATPAAAWDRSADHLSFTFDGEPFDLGIGHLSSWSSPAAGDLLVERTASVNSLIVVLPGSFEIRATVVPVTKEDDRIHKYNVPADDCFAHLDVQFKFFGLSERVEGVLGQTYQPNFQNPVKRGVPMPIMGGEDRYFTSSLLATDCKRCIFSPEVPVAPEVVDASAGSFDCTSKMSHGYGIVCRR